One window of Saprospiraceae bacterium genomic DNA carries:
- the pckA gene encoding phosphoenolpyruvate carboxykinase (ATP) encodes MGFYGRISPRSTIESFGIKNTTNQYCNLSAEELVAESLKRQQGTLSNSGALCIRTGEFTGRSPEDKFTVDNELTHDAVDWNKFNKSFSQEKFDALLKKVAAYFEGKDVFVQDAFACADTRYRISVRVFAEYPWSAQFAGNMFIRLKENEQDEFLPDWCIYCAPGFYADPAVDGTRQHNFSIIDFKSKRILIGGSAYTGEIKKSIFTILNFILPYQQEVLSMHCSANIGKNGDTAIFFGLSGTGKTTLSADPNRALIGDDEHGWSDEGIFNFEGGCYAKCIDLTEEKEPDIFRAIKPGAILENIEFYPGGNVPDFSNSTITENTRVSYPIHHIRNAKLPSKGGHPNNIFFLTCDAYGILPPISKLTTGQAMYHFISGYTAKVAGTEAGITEPKATFSNCFGAPFLPLHPTFYAAMLGKRIDKYQPKIWLVNTGWTGGPYGTGSRIKLAYTRALITAVMNGSLNQAGYEKHELFGLEYPTSCEGVPAEILNPKNTWADKNAYDQKANQLAELFINNFEKYKAKASAEMLEAAPRLLSDVKH; translated from the coding sequence ATGGGTTTTTATGGGAGAATTTCACCACGATCTACAATTGAAAGCTTTGGAATAAAAAACACAACCAATCAATATTGTAATTTATCAGCAGAAGAACTTGTCGCTGAGTCTTTAAAACGTCAACAGGGAACTCTTAGTAATTCAGGTGCACTTTGCATTCGTACCGGAGAATTTACTGGCCGAAGCCCGGAAGATAAATTTACTGTTGACAATGAGCTGACCCACGATGCAGTTGATTGGAATAAATTTAATAAATCTTTTTCACAGGAAAAATTTGATGCACTTTTAAAAAAGGTTGCAGCCTATTTTGAAGGCAAAGATGTATTTGTCCAGGATGCATTTGCATGTGCCGATACACGATATCGAATCAGCGTACGGGTATTTGCTGAGTATCCCTGGAGCGCCCAATTTGCCGGGAATATGTTTATTCGTTTAAAAGAAAACGAGCAGGACGAATTCTTGCCAGATTGGTGTATTTATTGCGCTCCTGGATTTTATGCAGATCCTGCAGTTGATGGTACTCGTCAACATAATTTTTCTATCATAGACTTTAAATCAAAACGGATTTTAATTGGGGGATCTGCTTATACCGGTGAAATTAAAAAATCGATATTTACCATTCTCAATTTTATTTTACCGTATCAGCAAGAAGTACTTTCGATGCACTGTTCTGCAAATATTGGTAAAAATGGAGATACTGCCATTTTCTTTGGATTATCAGGTACTGGGAAAACGACCTTATCCGCTGATCCCAACCGCGCTTTGATTGGAGATGATGAACACGGTTGGTCTGATGAAGGTATTTTTAATTTTGAAGGAGGTTGTTATGCAAAGTGCATCGATTTAACTGAAGAAAAAGAGCCAGATATCTTTCGAGCCATTAAACCGGGTGCAATTCTGGAAAATATTGAGTTTTATCCTGGAGGAAATGTCCCGGATTTTTCGAATTCTACGATCACTGAAAATACCCGCGTATCCTATCCGATCCATCATATACGTAATGCCAAATTGCCATCCAAAGGAGGCCATCCCAACAATATCTTTTTTCTTACCTGTGATGCATACGGAATTTTACCACCCATTAGCAAGCTGACAACAGGTCAGGCAATGTATCATTTTATATCCGGTTATACCGCTAAAGTTGCTGGTACAGAAGCTGGTATTACAGAGCCAAAAGCGACATTTTCCAATTGCTTTGGCGCCCCGTTTCTGCCATTGCACCCAACATTTTATGCTGCAATGCTTGGAAAACGAATTGACAAATATCAACCTAAGATCTGGTTGGTAAATACCGGCTGGACAGGTGGACCTTATGGAACGGGAAGCCGCATTAAATTAGCTTATACCCGTGCATTGATTACAGCAGTGATGAATGGAAGTCTTAATCAAGCTGGCTATGAGAAACACGAACTTTTTGGCTTAGAATATCCAACTTCTTGTGAAGGAGTCCCAGCGGAAATCCTAAATCCAAAAAACACCTGGGCAGATAAAAATGCCTATGATCAGAAAGCGAATCAACTGGCAGAATTGTTTATCAATAATTTTGAAAAGTATAAAGCAAAAGCCAGCGCAGAAATGCTTGAAGCGGCACCAAGATTATTGTCTGATGTTAAGCATTAG